A genome region from Triticum aestivum cultivar Chinese Spring chromosome 2B, IWGSC CS RefSeq v2.1, whole genome shotgun sequence includes the following:
- the LOC123044483 gene encoding vacuole membrane protein KMS2, with translation MMEHTAVGEDQAMSDLRDKHRLDLESLTLTSQPFKTLALFVLAIGQSIRSTCSCVLKEGSRLKFLVPLLGATCVLLLVTDGPHEKHMQELLWYARFGLWWVVLGVASSIGLGSGLHTFVLYLGPHIALFTMKAVQCGRVDLKSAPYDTILLKRRPSWLEKECLEFGPPIYQETIPFSKILHEVHLEAVLWGIGTALGELPPYFISRAASMSGQKVEELAELDASISKEGFLSSTLRRAKRWLMSHSQYLSFPTILLLASVPNPLFDLAGILCGQFNVPFWKFFLATLIGKAIIKVYMQTTLVITLCNNQLLELVEERLVWVFSNSPGVSSILPSLVTKLKTAKDKFLMASVATSASSAAKGKKWNLSFSLIWNTVVWLMIVNFIIQIITSTAQSYLKKQQELEISMKSSATLSSASEPAARISN, from the exons ATGATGGAGCACACCGCCGTCGGCGAGGATCAGGCCATGTCCG ACCTTCGCGATAAGCATCGCCTGGACCTGGAGAGTTTAACGCTGACATCACAGCCATTCAAAACACTCGCATTATTTGTGCTAGCCATTGGACAGAGTATAAGAAGCACATGTTCATGTGTTCTGAAAGAAGGTTCTCGGTTGAAGTTCCTGGTTCCGTTGCTTGGTGCTACCTGTGTGCTTCTCCTGGTAACTGATGGCCCACATGAGAAG CATATGCAGGAACTGCTTTGGTATGCCAGATTTGGATTATGGTGGGTCGTACTAGGGGTGGCTTCATCCATTGGATTAG GCTCTGGCTTGCACACCTTTGTATTGTATTTAGGGCCTCATATCGCCCTTTTCACAATGAAAGCGGTTCAGTGTGGCCGGGTTGATTTAAAGAGTGCTCCTTATGACACTATTCTTCTTAAAAGGAGGCCTTCATGGTTGGAGAAAGAATGTCTGGAGTTTGGACCTCCAATATATCAGGAAACAATCCCATTCAGCAAAATATTGCATGAAGTTCATCTTGAAGCTGTTCTTTGGGGCATTGGAACTGCACTTGGAGAGCTTCCTCCATATTTTATCTCTAGAGCAG CTAGCATGTCAGGCCAAAAGGTAGAGGAGTTGGCAGAATTGGATGCTTCTATCTCAAAAGAAGGTTTTCTATCATCAACTCTACGTCGGGCCAAGCGCTGGCTTATGTCTCACTCACAATATCTTAGCTTCCCTACAATACTGCTACTTGCTTCG GTGCCAAACCCTCTGTTTGATCTTGCTGGCATTTTGTGTGGCCAATTTAATGTCCCCTTCTGGAAGTTCTTTCTGGCAACTTTAATTGGGAAGGCCATTATCAAGGTTTATATGCAG ACAACATTGGTAATTACTCTCTGCAACAACCAacttcttgaattggtggaggaaaGGCTTGTATGGGTGTTTAGCAATTCCCCTGGAGTATCATCCATCCTTCCCTCTTTAGTCACCAAGTTGAAGACAGCTAAGGATAAGTTTTTAATGGCAAGTGTTGCTACATCAGCTTCTAGTGCTGCGAAG GGGAAGAAGTGGAATCTGTCATTCTCTTTGATCTGGAACACCGTGGTGTGGCTCATGATCGTGAATTTCATCATTCAGATAATCACTTCCACAGCACAGAGTTATCTGAAGAAGCAACAAGAGCTTGAGATCAGCATGAAGTCATCAGCTACACTAAGTTCCGCCTCTGAACCTGCTGCCAGAATATCAAATTAA